From the Lancefieldella sp. Marseille-Q7238 genome, one window contains:
- the galE gene encoding UDP-glucose 4-epimerase GalE, translating into MSQKKDPKDTCVLITGGAGFIGSHTVVELLNKGYEAIIVDDLSNASEKVIDRIKTIVGEKNAERLTFYEADVNDRPNLDHIFTEHAVDRVIHFAGFKAVGESVTKPIEYYANNLGSTLTLLDVMRTHGCKSIIFSSSATVYGDPDSLPLTEESPKKPATNPYGWTKWMIEQILTDVHTADPEWNVVLLRYFNPIGAHQSGLIGEDPTGIPNNLVPYVAQTAIGKREAIHVFGNDYQTPDGTGVRDYIHVCDLGSGHVAALDWMNGRTGVEIFNLGTGVGSSVLDVIKAFSKACGKELPYVIEPRRAGDVDANYADCSKAARELGWSAQYDLDDMCRDSWKWQSMNPDGYRS; encoded by the coding sequence ATGAGCCAAAAGAAGGACCCCAAAGACACCTGCGTACTTATCACCGGAGGCGCCGGTTTTATTGGCAGCCATACCGTAGTTGAATTGCTCAATAAGGGCTATGAGGCAATCATCGTTGACGATCTTTCCAATGCGTCGGAAAAAGTTATCGACCGCATCAAGACCATCGTGGGCGAGAAAAACGCCGAACGCCTCACGTTCTACGAGGCCGATGTCAACGATCGCCCTAACCTTGACCATATCTTTACCGAGCACGCCGTCGACCGCGTTATCCATTTTGCCGGCTTCAAAGCTGTCGGCGAGTCGGTTACCAAACCAATTGAGTACTACGCCAACAACCTTGGCTCCACGCTTACCCTTCTGGATGTTATGCGCACCCACGGCTGCAAGTCCATCATCTTCTCCAGCTCGGCCACCGTCTACGGCGATCCCGATTCATTGCCGCTGACCGAAGAGAGCCCCAAAAAACCTGCGACCAACCCCTATGGCTGGACCAAGTGGATGATTGAACAGATCCTGACCGACGTCCACACCGCCGATCCTGAATGGAACGTCGTTCTGCTTCGCTACTTTAACCCCATCGGCGCCCACCAGTCCGGCCTTATCGGCGAGGATCCCACGGGCATCCCCAATAACCTCGTGCCGTATGTGGCGCAAACGGCCATCGGCAAGCGTGAGGCCATTCATGTCTTTGGCAATGACTACCAGACTCCTGACGGTACTGGCGTCCGCGACTACATCCACGTCTGCGATTTGGGATCCGGTCATGTCGCCGCTCTCGACTGGATGAACGGCCGCACAGGCGTTGAGATTTTCAACCTCGGCACCGGCGTAGGCAGCTCCGTCCTTGACGTCATCAAAGCGTTCTCAAAGGCATGCGGCAAAGAGCTCCCCTACGTTATTGAACCTCGCCGCGCGGGAGATGTGGACGCCAACTACGCCGATTGCTCTAAGGCGGCCAGAGAGCTCGGATGGAGCGCTCAGTACGACCTCGACGACATGTGCCGCGACTCCTGGAAGTGGCAGTCCATGAACCCCGACGGCTACCGCAGTTAG
- the pcp gene encoding pyroglutamyl-peptidase I, protein MATILVTGFQPFGGEKINPAWEAVRALPDTIAGADVVKLEVPVVFGAGADAVSAAIDHIDPDIVLCVGQAGGRAKITPEFVGINYRDARIADNDGNQPLAEKIVEDGPDAYFATLPVRAMVAAMNEAGIPATVSYTAGTYVCNDVMYSMLHALATKHPEARGAFLHVPFATEQATKQPGNTPSLPLEIMTRGLELALTAAVEHQTDIVDATFGTTH, encoded by the coding sequence GTGGCAACAATTTTGGTAACCGGTTTTCAGCCCTTTGGTGGCGAGAAAATCAATCCTGCTTGGGAAGCCGTCCGTGCGCTTCCCGATACCATAGCCGGCGCTGACGTGGTAAAGCTGGAGGTTCCGGTGGTTTTTGGCGCCGGAGCAGATGCGGTTTCGGCCGCAATTGATCATATTGATCCTGACATTGTGCTTTGCGTCGGCCAGGCGGGTGGCCGCGCGAAGATTACGCCGGAATTTGTCGGCATCAATTACCGGGACGCGCGCATTGCCGACAATGATGGCAATCAGCCGCTTGCCGAGAAGATCGTCGAAGACGGCCCTGACGCTTACTTTGCAACGCTTCCTGTTCGTGCGATGGTTGCGGCCATGAATGAGGCAGGTATTCCGGCGACCGTATCATACACGGCCGGAACGTACGTCTGCAACGACGTGATGTATTCCATGCTGCACGCGCTTGCCACCAAGCATCCCGAGGCGCGCGGCGCTTTCCTGCACGTTCCTTTTGCAACCGAGCAGGCCACCAAGCAGCCGGGAAATACGCCCAGTCTTCCTCTTGAAATAATGACACGCGGCCTTGAGCTCGCTTTGACTGCCGCTGTAGAGCATCAGACCGACATCGTGGACGCAACTTTTGGCACTACCCACTAG
- a CDS encoding C69 family dipeptidase, which yields MVAVTLSFFLALPKDALACTQIYVGPQLTRTGDVYVGRAEDYAQRHPKAFGIQEARQNPEFSSDESNFRWTYAGTSYRYTYVRDLPSGWDGRNDAYSEAGTNEMGVSVSATLTTDYNNQVKAVDPCGNGSATPSGLGEYTIADIVLACSPTAREGVKLLGRLIDQYGNYDCNQIVIADNTETWLFTQLSGHQWIAINLTGAYPNKASVNPNIGQLKYQIDLNNENVCLHSERLEETAVNAGSATYFEDGTLDVATSYGNPQPGASQYTRLAQGRAYFGAPLAEGSYTMGAHGVASVNDPQLLFTPGVSQVDLFTMLRSFAARGEQDSTLNANTNAGLYAIGNNRTVEAHMYQIRPGMSADIATIQWVALSRSEFSIAIPSYSALLTEVDTTLYPPVDSWNEAHTGPRENVDSVDAAMDASTDNGSLDYVLMDINTLAYNNRDKLAANTRAYLDALQKQLIAQQEVVDKIMQQTPTSERTKLANKLHKQASAEVYAKTKALLDEMRNYLKGDQSAPFVPSDYDVATGLARTPISYATAFVTPVFTSEPQDVSVEKGNAVTLSAEANLPDGVEGSNSQLTYEWFRVAEPASTENSNAPAADVSVGTGQTLTVNTSEVGTARYYCVATNNASGLTAVSRSATVTVSNSAGQDSDSGQDQNNQGQNQNNTDPGQGNNRRSGSRRSGKGNLPQTSDSTNLLIPLSLGIAGAALITTTSVLRLKRRNS from the coding sequence GTGGTCGCTGTGACGCTGTCCTTCTTTTTGGCGCTGCCAAAAGATGCGCTTGCCTGTACGCAGATCTATGTGGGGCCACAGCTCACACGCACCGGCGATGTCTACGTTGGCCGTGCAGAAGATTACGCGCAGCGTCATCCCAAGGCATTTGGGATCCAAGAGGCTCGTCAGAACCCCGAGTTCTCGTCGGATGAGTCAAACTTCAGGTGGACATATGCTGGAACAAGCTATCGTTACACCTACGTGCGCGATCTTCCTTCAGGTTGGGACGGGCGCAATGATGCTTACTCTGAGGCCGGCACTAACGAGATGGGCGTGAGCGTCTCTGCTACTCTCACTACAGACTATAACAATCAAGTCAAGGCTGTTGATCCCTGTGGCAACGGAAGCGCAACGCCCAGTGGCCTCGGTGAGTACACTATTGCCGATATCGTACTGGCCTGCAGCCCTACAGCACGTGAAGGCGTTAAGCTCCTTGGTAGGCTTATCGATCAGTACGGCAACTACGATTGCAATCAGATTGTCATTGCTGACAACACTGAAACTTGGCTCTTTACTCAGCTCTCAGGTCATCAGTGGATTGCCATCAATCTTACTGGCGCATATCCCAACAAGGCCTCGGTCAATCCGAACATTGGACAACTCAAATACCAAATCGATCTTAACAACGAGAATGTCTGTCTACACTCAGAGCGGCTTGAAGAAACAGCAGTAAACGCTGGTAGTGCCACGTATTTTGAAGATGGCACTCTTGACGTTGCTACTTCCTACGGCAATCCTCAGCCTGGCGCTTCACAATATACCCGCCTTGCGCAGGGTCGTGCCTACTTTGGCGCTCCGCTCGCCGAGGGAAGCTACACCATGGGGGCGCATGGCGTGGCCTCTGTAAATGACCCTCAGCTCCTCTTCACCCCTGGTGTCAGCCAGGTTGATCTCTTCACCATGCTGCGCTCCTTCGCCGCCCGGGGTGAGCAGGATAGCACCCTCAACGCTAATACCAATGCAGGCCTCTACGCCATTGGTAATAATCGCACGGTTGAGGCGCACATGTATCAAATTCGCCCGGGTATGAGTGCTGACATCGCAACCATTCAGTGGGTAGCTCTCTCTCGCTCCGAATTCAGCATTGCAATTCCTAGCTACTCAGCCCTTCTCACCGAGGTAGATACCACTTTGTATCCGCCTGTAGATAGTTGGAATGAGGCTCACACAGGTCCTAGAGAAAACGTAGATAGCGTAGACGCTGCTATGGATGCCAGCACCGACAATGGATCGCTCGATTATGTTCTCATGGACATCAATACGCTCGCCTACAACAATCGAGACAAACTCGCCGCCAATACCCGCGCATATCTCGACGCCCTGCAAAAGCAGCTTATTGCCCAGCAGGAAGTAGTCGACAAGATTATGCAGCAGACACCGACCTCTGAACGCACAAAACTCGCAAACAAGCTCCATAAGCAAGCGAGCGCCGAGGTGTACGCAAAAACTAAGGCTTTGCTGGATGAAATGCGCAACTATCTTAAGGGAGACCAGTCAGCACCCTTTGTCCCAAGCGACTACGACGTAGCCACTGGACTTGCAAGGACTCCTATCAGCTATGCAACAGCCTTTGTCACTCCCGTATTCACCTCTGAGCCCCAAGATGTAAGTGTCGAGAAGGGCAATGCTGTTACACTGAGCGCTGAGGCAAACCTTCCTGATGGCGTTGAGGGCAGCAATTCACAGTTGACCTACGAGTGGTTCAGAGTTGCCGAGCCTGCCAGTACTGAGAACAGCAATGCTCCTGCCGCTGACGTCTCTGTTGGTACAGGTCAAACTCTTACTGTAAATACCTCAGAAGTAGGCACTGCTCGTTATTACTGTGTTGCCACTAATAACGCCTCAGGTCTCACAGCCGTCTCTAGAAGCGCTACTGTTACTGTTAGCAACTCCGCAGGACAGGACTCCGACTCAGGACAAGATCAGAATAATCAAGGTCAGAACCAGAACAACACTGATCCTGGACAGGGTAACAACCGCAGGTCTGGATCTCGTAGGAGCGGCAAAGGTAATCTCCCTCAGACCTCTGACTCCACAAATCTCCTCATCCCTCTTAGCCTTGGTATAGCAGGAGCTGCGCTTATCACAACAACAAGTGTTCTTCGCCTGAAGAGAAGGAATAGCTGA
- a CDS encoding peptidoglycan-binding protein, whose product MDPITPGSTGAAVEDIQERLVKLDYDIDATEREKHSFGRTTANAVARFRLDHDLSLGEDVDIATWVLLVDESYELGDRTLYLRLPNFHGHDVRQLQERLNILGFSCGEPDGQYGVHTEAAVKLFQESVGELADGMAFQDTLDAIERLRHVWSGKQAKGPHPQGGMGFARAANVLETIALAITGEDPIARNVAGRVANLARATSEASGIELVDSIDTPTSCTAILAITSSPAPVKPARGKTVIGSVTMDENETLPMRLRTAFQSAEGSPQIVRISLPERSSVEGSFTLADAQTLAVLVLDAICGAFIGRS is encoded by the coding sequence ATGGACCCTATCACGCCCGGCAGCACCGGCGCTGCCGTTGAGGATATTCAGGAACGTCTGGTAAAGCTCGATTACGATATTGATGCTACAGAGCGCGAGAAGCACTCCTTTGGCCGCACGACCGCCAACGCCGTTGCGCGCTTTCGGCTTGACCATGATCTTTCGCTCGGCGAAGACGTTGACATCGCCACATGGGTGTTGCTCGTTGACGAAAGCTACGAGCTGGGAGACCGCACACTGTACCTGCGTCTGCCAAACTTCCATGGACACGATGTACGTCAGCTTCAGGAGCGCCTGAATATCTTGGGATTTTCCTGTGGAGAGCCGGACGGCCAGTACGGCGTTCACACCGAGGCCGCGGTAAAGCTCTTCCAGGAAAGTGTCGGTGAGCTTGCTGACGGCATGGCGTTTCAAGATACGCTCGACGCCATTGAGCGTCTGCGTCACGTATGGTCCGGCAAGCAGGCAAAAGGGCCCCATCCCCAGGGCGGCATGGGATTTGCACGTGCGGCGAACGTGTTGGAAACCATCGCGCTTGCCATCACGGGCGAAGATCCCATTGCCCGAAATGTCGCCGGACGCGTGGCCAATCTTGCCAGAGCGACTTCCGAGGCGTCCGGCATCGAGCTTGTTGACTCCATCGATACTCCCACAAGCTGCACGGCCATTCTCGCCATCACGTCAAGCCCAGCGCCAGTTAAGCCCGCCCGCGGCAAGACGGTTATCGGCAGCGTCACCATGGACGAAAACGAGACGCTTCCTATGCGCCTGCGGACAGCCTTTCAGTCGGCGGAGGGTTCGCCTCAGATCGTGCGCATCTCGCTGCCCGAAAGAAGCTCGGTAGAAGGTTCGTTTACCCTCGCGGACGCACAAACTCTTGCAGTTCTTGTATTAGATGCAATTTGCGGCGCATTTATCGGCCGTAGCTGA
- the treC gene encoding alpha,alpha-phosphotrehalase has translation MSEQSPKTTAAPEITSARAEFLGTKVAYQIYVRSFQDSNGDGIGDLRGITQRLDYLQKLGIDYLWITPFFVSPQHDNGYDVADYRNIEPLFGTMADFDDLSAEAKKHGIKLMLDMVFNHTSTDHIWFQRALAGDPKYLAYYKFVDGEPDTPPTNWQSKFGGSAWEWVPSLHKWYLHLYDTSQADLNWANPEVRAELADVVRFWRDKGVDGFRFDVINVISKPDILEDDPLGDGRRFYTDGPHVHEYLQELVEKSGIDGLMTVGEMSSTSIENCIRYSNPADHELAMVFSFHHLKVDYLNGEKWALKEPDINELHNLLKSWQEHMTAGGGWNALFWANHDQPRPNSRFGDTVHYWEKSSKLLAVTTHLLRGTPYIYQGEELGMTNADFTTIEQYRDVESLNYFTILQNQGYSPEEALHIVSERSRDNSRTPVQWDATKTAGFTSGTPWIGIPENHTTINAAAEVDDPDSVFSFYRQLIAIRKAHPVISEGDVHFIDTAGENIIAYERTLNDCRVLVFTNFSDQEVSSVSTDLFNGFDVLIGNYPDTATDAHSLLLRPFEARAFIRSSHAK, from the coding sequence ATGTCAGAGCAGTCACCCAAAACAACAGCCGCCCCTGAGATCACGAGCGCACGCGCCGAATTTCTCGGTACCAAGGTCGCCTACCAGATCTATGTCCGCTCCTTTCAGGACTCAAACGGCGACGGTATAGGAGACCTCCGTGGCATCACGCAGCGTCTTGACTACCTGCAAAAACTTGGCATCGATTACCTTTGGATTACGCCGTTTTTTGTTTCTCCGCAACATGACAATGGCTACGACGTCGCAGATTATCGCAACATCGAACCTCTCTTTGGTACTATGGCAGACTTTGACGATCTCTCGGCCGAGGCAAAAAAGCATGGCATCAAGCTGATGCTCGATATGGTCTTCAATCACACATCGACCGACCACATATGGTTTCAGCGAGCGCTTGCCGGCGATCCCAAATATCTTGCCTACTACAAGTTCGTCGATGGCGAACCTGACACGCCGCCAACCAACTGGCAATCCAAGTTCGGGGGAAGCGCCTGGGAGTGGGTCCCCTCACTTCACAAGTGGTACCTGCATCTCTATGACACTTCACAGGCCGATCTCAACTGGGCCAATCCGGAGGTCCGCGCAGAGCTCGCTGACGTAGTGCGCTTTTGGCGCGATAAGGGCGTTGACGGTTTTCGCTTCGACGTAATTAATGTTATTTCCAAGCCGGATATCCTTGAAGATGACCCCTTGGGAGACGGCCGACGTTTTTATACGGACGGACCGCATGTCCATGAATACCTGCAGGAACTTGTGGAGAAAAGCGGCATCGATGGACTGATGACCGTCGGGGAAATGAGCTCCACCTCTATTGAAAACTGTATTCGCTATTCTAATCCTGCCGATCATGAACTTGCCATGGTATTTTCGTTTCATCATCTTAAGGTTGATTATCTCAACGGCGAAAAGTGGGCACTCAAGGAGCCGGACATCAACGAGCTGCACAATCTGCTGAAATCATGGCAGGAGCACATGACAGCTGGCGGAGGCTGGAACGCACTTTTCTGGGCCAATCATGACCAGCCGCGACCAAATTCTCGCTTTGGCGATACCGTGCACTACTGGGAAAAATCCAGCAAGCTGCTTGCTGTCACCACACACCTTCTGCGCGGAACTCCCTATATCTACCAGGGAGAAGAGTTAGGCATGACGAATGCGGACTTCACTACTATCGAACAGTATCGCGATGTGGAGTCTCTTAATTACTTTACGATTCTTCAGAACCAGGGATACTCACCCGAGGAAGCGCTTCATATCGTCTCCGAGCGCTCCCGCGACAACAGTCGCACCCCGGTTCAGTGGGACGCGACAAAAACCGCGGGGTTCACTTCCGGAACACCATGGATTGGAATTCCTGAAAACCATACGACCATTAACGCCGCCGCGGAAGTTGATGACCCCGACTCGGTATTCTCCTTCTACCGGCAGCTCATTGCCATCAGGAAAGCCCATCCCGTCATCAGCGAGGGTGATGTTCACTTCATCGATACTGCCGGCGAGAACATCATCGCCTATGAACGCACTCTGAACGACTGCCGTGTATTGGTTTTTACAAACTTCTCTGATCAAGAGGTCAGTTCCGTGTCGACCGATCTATTCAACGGCTTTGATGTTCTTATCGGTAACTACCCCGATACTGCTACTGACGCACACTCACTGCTACTGCGGCCTTTTGAGGCACGAGCATTCATTAGGTCTTCACATGCAAAATAG
- the glmU gene encoding bifunctional UDP-N-acetylglucosamine diphosphorylase/glucosamine-1-phosphate N-acetyltransferase GlmU, translating into MPLTAIVLAAGEGTRMKSRHPKVVHNLLDKPIVWWTVRAAQAAGVERTIVVVGNHADEIKAALSDFDGIEYVEQTDRLGTGHAVRVVRDALGGFNGPVVVINGDAPLMRSETIKALVDETRAHHNACTLLTMTPPDPTGYGRVIFSDGHVAGIVEHKDATPEQRKHERECNVGVYCFCGGRLTANIDLIANDNTQGEYYLTDMVGIYVGQGEPMSAVHVDDYHEALGVNSRSQLADATRIMQERINEHLMAEGVTMLDPTTVWVGADVTVGQDTEILPMTMLYGATHIGSDCVIGPNTRLTDTTIGDGCVVDETVALSAVVEDGATCGPRAYLRPGAHLMPHAKAGTHVEIKNSTIGAGSKVPHLSYIGDTTMGEGVNVGAGSITCNYDGYHKFPTTIGDHVFIGSDTMMVAPVTIGDGALVGASSCITQDVPADALALERSEQRIVEGYAATRRAKLEKED; encoded by the coding sequence ATGCCACTTACTGCGATTGTCCTCGCTGCCGGCGAGGGAACGCGCATGAAGTCCCGCCACCCCAAGGTAGTGCACAATCTACTTGATAAACCCATCGTTTGGTGGACCGTCCGCGCCGCGCAGGCTGCCGGTGTCGAACGCACCATCGTTGTCGTGGGCAATCATGCAGACGAAATCAAGGCTGCGCTATCCGATTTCGATGGAATCGAATATGTCGAGCAGACCGATCGGCTTGGCACCGGTCATGCGGTTCGCGTAGTCCGCGATGCTCTTGGTGGCTTTAATGGACCTGTCGTTGTCATTAACGGCGACGCTCCCCTCATGCGCTCAGAAACAATCAAAGCTCTTGTTGATGAAACGCGCGCGCACCACAACGCCTGTACCTTATTGACCATGACGCCTCCGGATCCCACGGGATATGGGCGCGTTATTTTTTCAGACGGGCACGTCGCCGGCATTGTTGAGCATAAGGACGCCACCCCTGAACAGCGCAAACACGAACGCGAATGTAACGTAGGCGTGTATTGCTTCTGCGGCGGTCGTCTTACCGCAAACATTGACCTTATCGCCAACGACAATACGCAAGGCGAATACTACCTCACCGATATGGTTGGCATATACGTCGGCCAAGGAGAGCCGATGTCCGCCGTTCATGTCGATGACTACCACGAGGCGCTGGGTGTCAATTCCCGCTCACAGCTCGCCGACGCCACTCGCATCATGCAGGAGCGCATCAACGAGCACCTGATGGCGGAAGGCGTTACAATGCTCGATCCGACCACGGTCTGGGTCGGCGCGGACGTCACCGTGGGCCAGGATACTGAGATTCTTCCGATGACCATGCTCTACGGCGCAACGCATATCGGGTCTGACTGCGTTATCGGACCGAATACGCGCCTGACCGACACGACTATCGGTGACGGCTGCGTTGTCGATGAAACCGTCGCTCTTTCCGCGGTTGTCGAGGACGGCGCCACCTGTGGCCCCCGCGCCTATCTGCGGCCTGGCGCTCACCTCATGCCGCACGCCAAGGCCGGAACGCACGTTGAGATTAAAAATTCAACCATCGGCGCAGGTTCCAAAGTTCCGCATCTTTCCTATATCGGCGATACCACTATGGGCGAAGGCGTCAATGTTGGTGCTGGATCGATTACCTGCAACTATGACGGCTACCACAAGTTCCCTACCACCATCGGAGATCATGTGTTTATCGGCTCGGACACCATGATGGTAGCCCCGGTCACTATCGGTGATGGCGCGCTGGTGGGCGCCAGCTCCTGCATCACACAGGATGTTCCCGCGGACGCTCTTGCTCTTGAGCGCAGCGAACAGCGTATTGTTGAAGGATATGCCGCTACAAGGCGCGCAAAGCTTGAGAAAGAGGATTAA
- a CDS encoding ribose-phosphate pyrophosphokinase yields the protein MFEQLCQPLNVEKNIKLYCGTGNPELARKVAEILHLELSGLLLEKFANGEIYARFDESVRGDEVFFVQTLAGKNVNDLVMETLIVADAAKRASAKNFTAVIPHYAYARQDRKAAAREPITARLMANLLEEAGVDRVITLDLHQGQIQGFFDVPVSHLTALYLLGDYFKKKPFNWENTVVVSPDMGRAKAAKKLSDYLDCGLAIAHKSRPRHNESAVMGIIGNITGKTCIVNDDMIDTAGTLCASVLKLKEMGAGDIYVCATHGIFSGPAIERLNEAPIEECVVTDGIPCAAANQPGSKIKTITVANELAEAIYAVYTDRPVSDIFGGDLNL from the coding sequence ATGTTTGAGCAACTGTGTCAGCCACTTAACGTCGAGAAGAACATCAAACTGTATTGTGGTACGGGTAACCCTGAACTTGCCCGCAAAGTTGCTGAAATCCTCCACCTTGAACTTTCCGGTCTGCTGCTGGAAAAGTTTGCCAACGGCGAGATATACGCTCGCTTTGATGAGTCCGTCCGCGGCGATGAAGTCTTTTTCGTTCAGACACTAGCCGGGAAAAACGTTAATGACCTGGTTATGGAAACGCTTATCGTCGCCGATGCCGCCAAGCGGGCGTCCGCGAAGAACTTTACGGCCGTTATTCCCCACTACGCGTATGCGCGCCAGGATCGCAAGGCCGCTGCCCGCGAGCCCATCACCGCGCGCCTCATGGCCAACCTGCTTGAAGAGGCCGGCGTTGACCGCGTCATCACCCTTGATTTACACCAGGGTCAGATCCAAGGCTTCTTCGATGTTCCCGTTTCACACCTGACAGCGCTGTACCTCTTGGGCGACTACTTTAAGAAAAAGCCATTCAACTGGGAAAATACTGTTGTCGTTTCCCCGGATATGGGTCGCGCAAAAGCAGCCAAAAAGCTTTCTGACTATCTTGACTGCGGTTTGGCCATTGCCCACAAGAGCCGTCCCCGTCATAACGAGTCGGCCGTTATGGGCATCATCGGTAACATCACCGGTAAGACCTGCATCGTCAACGATGACATGATTGATACCGCAGGTACCCTTTGCGCTTCCGTTCTCAAACTCAAGGAAATGGGAGCAGGCGACATCTACGTCTGCGCTACGCACGGCATCTTCTCCGGCCCTGCCATTGAGCGCCTGAATGAAGCTCCGATTGAAGAGTGCGTGGTCACCGATGGCATTCCTTGTGCCGCAGCCAATCAACCAGGCTCAAAGATCAAGACCATTACCGTTGCAAACGAGCTCGCAGAGGCGATTTACGCCGTCTACACGGATCGCCCCGTTTCCGACATCTTTGGCGGCGACCTCAACCTGTAA
- a CDS encoding polyprenyl synthetase family protein, whose product MNFADYLALVRPRIEKDLKAGLPSVTGDANEPEAVSAHATDDLNAYLYEPLRQFSAQGGKRVRPALALLGAEAVGGNPQEAFPIASAIEDFQSAALIHDDIADGSKLRRGNPCLYRTLGVGLAINVGDAALVNVVSRIARSDTYNNDVKIRLIDALLLMQEHTLEGQALDLGWTRENRWDITSDDYLFMATSKTAYYSAACPLVAGAIVGGGSQRQQSALRSFGMKAGLAFQLQDDLLNLVGDGTAQGKDFRSDITEGKRTLLVVRALEALLASTQEGETQTASEQSDIHVTNAALSADVRGELISLLSSKTNDPILLERAVALIESSGALDFVRLRAQSLIAEAKEHLNGAEFDAEARDTLLSMADFFVDRKR is encoded by the coding sequence GTGAACTTTGCCGATTATCTTGCCTTAGTCAGGCCTCGTATCGAGAAGGACCTCAAAGCTGGACTTCCTTCTGTCACAGGCGATGCCAACGAACCTGAAGCGGTCTCCGCGCACGCAACCGATGACTTGAACGCCTACCTCTACGAGCCGTTGCGCCAATTTAGCGCGCAAGGAGGCAAACGCGTACGGCCGGCGCTCGCTCTGCTTGGAGCCGAAGCTGTCGGAGGCAATCCTCAAGAGGCGTTCCCCATCGCAAGCGCCATCGAAGATTTTCAGTCGGCGGCGCTTATCCATGACGACATCGCTGACGGTTCAAAATTACGACGCGGCAATCCCTGTCTTTATCGCACTCTTGGCGTTGGCCTTGCCATTAACGTAGGAGACGCGGCGCTGGTCAACGTTGTATCACGTATTGCCCGCAGCGATACGTATAACAACGATGTCAAAATCCGCCTTATCGATGCCCTTCTTTTGATGCAGGAGCATACTCTGGAAGGCCAGGCGCTCGATCTCGGCTGGACCCGAGAAAATCGATGGGACATCACATCCGATGACTATCTTTTTATGGCGACGTCAAAAACGGCCTACTATTCCGCCGCTTGCCCGCTGGTAGCCGGCGCCATTGTAGGTGGTGGCAGCCAAAGGCAGCAGTCGGCGCTCAGATCCTTCGGCATGAAAGCCGGGCTCGCCTTCCAGCTTCAAGACGATCTCTTGAACCTCGTCGGCGATGGCACAGCGCAAGGCAAGGACTTCCGCTCCGACATCACCGAAGGCAAACGTACGCTTTTAGTGGTCCGGGCTTTAGAGGCGCTGCTCGCCTCCACGCAAGAGGGCGAGACGCAAACGGCTTCTGAGCAAAGCGACATCCACGTCACCAACGCAGCTCTTTCCGCTGATGTTCGAGGCGAGCTCATTTCTCTTTTGTCGTCAAAGACAAATGACCCTATACTGTTAGAGCGCGCCGTTGCGCTCATCGAGTCCTCCGGCGCTCTTGACTTCGTCCGCTTGCGGGCCCAAAGCCTTATAGCTGAGGCCAAGGAACATCTCAATGGGGCAGAGTTCGACGCTGAAGCACGTGACACGCTGCTGTCGATGGCTGACTTTTTTGTGGATCGGAAGAGGTAA